A stretch of the Bordetella genomosp. 8 genome encodes the following:
- a CDS encoding NAD(P)/FAD-dependent oxidoreductase: MFDVAIIGAGAAGMMCAAVAGQRGLRVVLIDHADRLAEKIRISGGGRCNFTNTGTGPANFLSENPHFCRSALAGYGPRDFLDLLRRHRVSWHEKHRGQLFCDDSSESIIDVLRAECDAGQVQWRMPCTVAEIARAADAGFELRTAGHGLLRAARVVLATGGMAIPQLGATDYALKVARQFGLKVVEPRPALVPLTFDAALWSPFAALSGVALEADVRSGQGEFLEDILFTHRGLSGPGILQISSYWNPGEAITLDLASGRDLARELIEAKSGGRQQLGTALSALWPRRLAEQWLHGVVDARGQPLAGARLADIPDKALRELARNIHAWTLVPTGTAGYKKAEVMRGGVDTRGLDQKSMQARAVPGLYFIGEAVDVTGWLGGYNFQWAWASGVACGRAL; encoded by the coding sequence ATGTTCGACGTCGCCATCATCGGCGCCGGCGCGGCGGGCATGATGTGCGCCGCCGTGGCCGGCCAGCGCGGCCTGCGGGTCGTGCTGATCGACCACGCCGACCGGCTGGCGGAGAAAATCCGCATTTCCGGCGGCGGCCGCTGCAACTTCACCAACACCGGCACCGGGCCGGCGAATTTCCTGTCGGAGAACCCGCATTTCTGCCGTTCGGCGCTGGCCGGCTACGGACCGCGGGATTTCCTGGACCTGCTGCGCCGCCACCGCGTGTCCTGGCACGAGAAGCACCGCGGCCAGCTGTTTTGCGACGATTCCAGCGAGTCCATCATCGACGTGCTGCGCGCCGAGTGCGACGCCGGCCAGGTGCAGTGGCGCATGCCGTGCACGGTGGCGGAGATCGCCCGCGCGGCGGATGCCGGCTTCGAATTGCGCACCGCCGGCCACGGCCTGCTGCGCGCCGCCAGGGTGGTCCTGGCCACCGGCGGCATGGCGATCCCGCAGCTCGGCGCCACCGATTACGCCTTGAAGGTGGCGCGGCAGTTCGGCCTGAAGGTCGTCGAGCCGCGCCCCGCGCTGGTGCCGCTGACCTTCGACGCCGCGCTATGGTCGCCTTTCGCCGCCTTGTCCGGCGTCGCCCTGGAAGCCGACGTGCGCAGCGGGCAGGGCGAATTCCTTGAAGACATCCTGTTCACCCACCGTGGCCTGTCGGGTCCGGGCATCCTGCAGATCTCCAGCTACTGGAACCCCGGGGAAGCCATCACATTGGATCTGGCCAGCGGCCGCGACCTGGCGCGCGAACTGATCGAAGCCAAGTCCGGCGGGCGCCAGCAGCTCGGCACGGCGCTGTCGGCATTGTGGCCGCGCAGGCTGGCCGAGCAGTGGCTGCATGGGGTCGTGGACGCGCGTGGCCAGCCGCTGGCCGGCGCCCGGCTGGCGGATATTCCGGACAAGGCGCTGCGCGAACTGGCGCGGAACATCCATGCCTGGACCCTGGTGCCCACCGGCACCGCCGGTTATAAAAAGGCGGAAGTCATGCGCGGGGGCGTGGATACGCGCGGGCTGGACCAGAAGAGCATGCAGGCCCGCGCCGTGCCGGGGCTCTATTTCATCGGTGAGGCGGTGGATGTCACCGGCTGGCTGGGCGGCTACAACTTCCAGTGGGCCTGGGCCTCCGGCGTTGCCTGCGGCAGGGCGCTCTGA
- a CDS encoding ZIP family metal transporter produces the protein MNTHIRSLADAGAGKALMVVVPLLAALGAWGIWLALEDSHPQIADAWLGGLIAAGATAAGTLPVMFSQRLSERVQDTMFGFGAGVMLAASAFSLVAPGIEAARELGAGPWGAGMTVGAAILLGGAALLWLERCVPHEHFIKGKEGHDARMLKRTWLFIFAVMLHNLPEGLAIGVGFGGTDPMRAGALATGIAIQDVPEGLVVAVALLAAGYGRTFAVVLGMVSGLIEPIGALAGAAVMAWSTVLLPWGLGFAAGAMLFVISHEIIPESHRKGHEVFATGGLMLGFVLMMLLDTALA, from the coding sequence ATGAATACGCACATACGTTCGCTGGCCGATGCCGGCGCCGGCAAGGCCTTGATGGTTGTCGTCCCCTTGCTTGCCGCGCTGGGCGCCTGGGGGATATGGCTGGCGCTGGAAGATAGCCATCCCCAGATCGCCGACGCCTGGCTGGGCGGCCTGATCGCCGCCGGCGCCACGGCCGCCGGCACGCTGCCGGTGATGTTCTCCCAGCGGCTGTCCGAACGGGTGCAGGACACGATGTTCGGTTTCGGCGCCGGCGTGATGCTGGCGGCAAGCGCATTTTCCCTTGTGGCGCCGGGCATCGAGGCCGCGCGCGAGCTCGGCGCCGGCCCGTGGGGCGCCGGCATGACCGTGGGCGCGGCCATCCTGCTGGGCGGGGCAGCCTTGCTTTGGCTGGAGCGCTGCGTACCGCATGAGCATTTCATCAAGGGCAAGGAAGGACATGACGCACGGATGCTCAAGCGCACCTGGCTGTTCATCTTCGCCGTCATGCTGCACAACCTGCCGGAAGGCCTGGCGATAGGCGTGGGATTCGGCGGGACCGATCCCATGCGCGCCGGCGCGCTGGCCACGGGCATCGCCATCCAGGACGTGCCGGAAGGCCTGGTCGTCGCCGTTGCCCTGCTGGCGGCGGGCTACGGGCGCACGTTTGCCGTGGTCCTGGGCATGGTGTCGGGCCTGATAGAACCGATAGGCGCGTTGGCCGGCGCCGCCGTGATGGCGTGGTCGACCGTGCTGCTGCCCTGGGGCCTGGGCTTCGCCGCCGGCGCGATGCTCTTCGTCATCAGCCACGAGATCATCCCCGAATCGCACCGCAAGGGGCACGAGGTCTTCGCCACCGGCGGGCTGATGCTGGGCTTCGTGCTGATGATGCTGCTGGACACCGCCCTGGCCTGA
- the gcvT gene encoding glycine cleavage system aminomethyltransferase GcvT — protein sequence MSHSLKNTPLAQAHIDAGARMVDFGGWNMPLAYGSQLEEHHAVRQDAGMFDVSHMLNVDVTGADAMAFLRRLIANDVARLTATPGKALYSCMLNPEGGVIDDLIVYFFAADRWRVVVNAGTADKDVAWMQRIAIASRLAVSIAPRRDLSMVAVQGPNARAKVWAARPAWKADTEGLTPFTAAQFGTDTLVARTGYTGEDGFEIVLPATEVAALWQDLAAQGVRPCGLGARDTLRLEAGMNLYGQDMDEMIQPAQAGLTWTVSLKDPARAFIGRAAIEQFGTPAAFLGLKLNERGVMRAHMAVRTAHGAGEITSGTMSPTLGVSIAFARMPLDVKPGDAVEVDIRGKWVPATVCKLPFVRNGKAVEQP from the coding sequence ATGTCGCATTCCCTGAAGAACACCCCCTTGGCGCAAGCCCATATCGATGCCGGCGCGCGCATGGTCGACTTCGGCGGGTGGAATATGCCGCTGGCTTATGGCTCGCAGCTGGAAGAGCACCACGCGGTCCGCCAGGACGCCGGCATGTTCGACGTTTCGCACATGCTCAACGTCGACGTCACGGGCGCCGACGCCATGGCCTTCCTGCGCCGCCTGATCGCCAACGACGTCGCCAGGCTGACGGCCACGCCCGGCAAGGCGCTGTACAGCTGCATGCTGAATCCGGAAGGCGGCGTCATCGACGACCTGATCGTGTATTTCTTCGCCGCCGACCGCTGGCGCGTCGTGGTCAATGCCGGCACCGCCGACAAGGACGTCGCCTGGATGCAACGCATCGCGATCGCCTCCCGCCTCGCCGTCTCGATCGCGCCGCGCCGGGATCTGTCCATGGTCGCCGTGCAGGGGCCGAATGCGCGCGCCAAGGTCTGGGCCGCGCGCCCGGCCTGGAAGGCCGATACGGAAGGGCTGACGCCTTTCACGGCCGCGCAATTCGGTACGGACACCCTGGTGGCGCGCACCGGTTATACCGGCGAGGACGGCTTCGAAATCGTGCTGCCCGCCACGGAAGTCGCTGCCTTGTGGCAGGACCTCGCGGCGCAGGGCGTGCGTCCCTGCGGCCTGGGCGCGCGCGACACGCTGCGGCTGGAGGCCGGCATGAACCTGTACGGCCAGGACATGGACGAAATGATCCAGCCCGCTCAGGCCGGGCTGACCTGGACCGTGTCCCTGAAGGATCCCGCCCGCGCCTTCATCGGCCGCGCGGCCATCGAGCAGTTCGGCACGCCGGCGGCCTTCCTGGGCCTGAAGCTGAACGAGCGCGGCGTCATGCGCGCCCACATGGCGGTGCGCACGGCCCACGGCGCCGGCGAAATCACCAGCGGCACGATGTCGCCCACGCTGGGCGTGTCGATCGCTTTCGCGCGCATGCCGCTGGACGTCAAGCCGGGCGATGCGGTCGAAGTGGACATCCGGGGCAAATGGGTGCCGGCCACCGTGTGCAAATTGCCATTCGTCCGCAACGGCAAAGCCGTCGAACAACCGTAA
- the gcvH gene encoding glycine cleavage system protein GcvH, with protein sequence MSLPTDRKYTESHEWVKAEGDVFVVGITDQAQEQLGDLVFVGDVKVGAKLAAGDTAGVVESVKAASDIYAPVAGEIVAFNDALEADPAQINGGAYTAWIFKIKPDNPADLDKLLDASGYEAL encoded by the coding sequence ATGAGCCTGCCCACCGATCGCAAATACACCGAATCGCATGAATGGGTGAAAGCCGAAGGCGACGTGTTCGTCGTCGGCATCACCGACCAGGCCCAGGAACAACTGGGCGATCTCGTTTTCGTCGGCGACGTCAAGGTTGGCGCCAAGCTGGCCGCCGGCGATACGGCCGGCGTGGTGGAGTCGGTCAAGGCCGCGTCGGACATCTATGCGCCGGTCGCGGGCGAAATCGTCGCCTTCAACGACGCGCTGGAAGCCGATCCCGCGCAGATCAACGGCGGCGCCTATACCGCCTGGATTTTCAAGATCAAGCCGGACAATCCCGCCGATCTGGACAAGCTGCTGGACGCTTCCGGCTACGAAGCCCTGTAA
- the gcvP gene encoding aminomethyl-transferring glycine dehydrogenase, translating into MSRPLDTHTDFIPRHIGPSDADQAAMLRALGADSLEDLIGQVVPPAIRTKAPLALPPARSEPDVLAELRDIARGNQVYRSYIGQGYYGTHTPNVILRNILENPAWYTAYTPYQPEISQGRLEALLNYQTMVADLTGLDIANASLLDEGTAAAEAMTLARRGAKSSSNVFFVSGHCHPQTIEVVRTRAEGLDIEIVVGDETAGLPDCFGVLLQYPRSLGGVDDYRALAETAHARGAVVACATDLLALALLAPPGAWGADIAVGSAQRFGVPFGFGGPHAGFMACKDAYKRNMPGRLVGVSKDAQGNHALRLALQTREQHIRREKATSNICTAQVLLAVMAGMYAVWHGPAGIRRIAERVQRATAILRTALDQLGVKVVNDTFFDTLQVRTGSATAAVLAAADAVSINLRAVDGEHVAVSLDETVTDADLAQLAGVFASGSGKAATAIDIDALDRRAAAGIPSAVARQGDILAHPVFSSVQSETDMLRYLRKLADKDLALDRSMIPLGSCTMKLNATAEMIPITWPEFANMHPFAPAAQTAGYRQLIDRLSAALCEITGYDAVSLQPNSGAQGEYAGLLAIRAYHEANGQHQRNVCLIPSSAHGTNPASAQLAGMQVVVVASDSNGNVDVADLRAKVAQVGDRLSALMITYPSTHGVFEEAVTEICDIVHQAGGQVYMDGANMNAMVGLAKPGKFGSDVSHLNLHKTFCIPHGGGGPGVGPVAVRGHLAPYLPGVVDAAGRLPEGAKVGPVSAAPFGSAGILPIPYIYIALMGAEGLLRATEVAILNANYIAHRLREHYPVLYCGRNGRVAHECILDVRPLKDSSGVSAEDIAKRLIDYGFHAPTMSFPVAGTLMVEPTESEGLAELDRFVDAMIAIRQEIALIERGERDRDDNVLKNAPHTAATLMADEWHHDYTRREAAYPLESLKDGKYWPPVARVDNAYGDRNLVCSCLPIEAYA; encoded by the coding sequence ATGTCGCGCCCCCTCGACACGCATACCGATTTCATTCCCCGCCACATCGGGCCGTCCGACGCCGACCAGGCCGCCATGCTGCGCGCGCTGGGCGCGGACAGCCTGGAAGACCTGATCGGCCAGGTGGTGCCGCCGGCCATCCGCACCAAGGCGCCGCTGGCGCTGCCGCCGGCGCGCAGCGAACCGGACGTGCTGGCCGAGCTGCGCGACATCGCGCGCGGCAACCAGGTCTACCGCAGCTATATCGGGCAGGGTTATTACGGCACGCACACGCCCAACGTCATCCTGCGCAACATCCTCGAAAATCCCGCCTGGTACACGGCCTATACGCCTTACCAGCCGGAGATCTCGCAGGGCCGCCTGGAAGCCCTGCTCAACTACCAGACCATGGTCGCGGACCTGACCGGCCTGGACATCGCCAACGCATCGCTGCTGGACGAAGGCACGGCGGCGGCCGAGGCCATGACGCTGGCGCGCCGTGGCGCGAAGTCCTCCAGCAATGTGTTCTTCGTTTCGGGCCACTGCCATCCGCAGACCATCGAGGTCGTGCGCACCCGCGCCGAAGGCCTGGATATCGAGATCGTCGTCGGCGACGAAACCGCCGGCCTGCCGGATTGCTTCGGCGTGCTGCTCCAGTACCCGCGCAGCCTGGGTGGCGTGGACGACTACCGCGCCCTGGCCGAAACCGCGCACGCGCGCGGCGCCGTGGTGGCTTGCGCCACCGACCTGCTGGCGTTGGCCTTGCTGGCGCCGCCGGGTGCCTGGGGCGCCGACATCGCCGTGGGATCGGCGCAGCGTTTCGGCGTGCCCTTCGGTTTCGGCGGCCCGCACGCCGGCTTCATGGCCTGCAAGGACGCCTACAAGCGCAACATGCCGGGCCGCCTGGTCGGCGTTTCCAAGGACGCGCAGGGCAACCACGCGCTGCGCCTGGCGCTGCAGACGCGCGAGCAACATATCCGCCGTGAAAAGGCCACGTCCAACATCTGCACGGCGCAGGTGCTGCTGGCGGTGATGGCCGGCATGTATGCCGTCTGGCACGGTCCCGCCGGCATCCGTCGCATCGCCGAACGCGTCCAGCGCGCCACGGCCATCCTGCGCACGGCCCTCGACCAGCTTGGCGTCAAGGTCGTCAACGACACGTTCTTCGATACGCTGCAGGTGCGCACGGGATCCGCTACCGCGGCGGTCCTGGCGGCCGCCGACGCGGTGAGCATCAACCTGCGCGCGGTGGACGGCGAGCACGTGGCAGTGTCGCTGGACGAGACCGTCACCGACGCCGACCTGGCGCAACTGGCCGGCGTATTCGCCAGCGGATCGGGCAAGGCCGCCACCGCGATCGATATCGATGCGCTGGACCGGCGCGCAGCCGCCGGCATCCCGTCCGCCGTGGCGCGCCAGGGCGACATCCTGGCGCATCCGGTGTTCTCCAGCGTGCAATCGGAAACCGACATGCTGCGCTACCTGCGCAAGCTGGCGGACAAGGACCTGGCGCTCGACCGCAGCATGATCCCGCTGGGGTCGTGCACCATGAAACTGAACGCGACGGCCGAGATGATCCCCATCACCTGGCCGGAATTCGCGAACATGCATCCCTTCGCGCCCGCCGCGCAAACCGCCGGCTATCGCCAGTTGATCGACAGGCTGTCGGCCGCGCTGTGCGAAATCACCGGCTACGACGCCGTCAGCCTGCAGCCGAATTCCGGCGCCCAGGGCGAGTACGCCGGCCTGCTGGCGATCCGCGCGTACCACGAGGCGAATGGCCAGCACCAGCGCAACGTCTGCCTGATACCTTCGTCGGCGCACGGCACCAACCCCGCGTCGGCCCAGCTGGCCGGCATGCAGGTGGTGGTCGTGGCCTCCGATTCGAACGGCAACGTCGATGTCGCGGACCTGCGCGCCAAGGTGGCGCAGGTCGGCGATCGCCTGTCGGCGCTGATGATCACGTATCCTTCGACCCACGGCGTCTTCGAGGAAGCCGTGACGGAGATCTGCGACATCGTGCACCAGGCCGGCGGCCAGGTGTACATGGACGGCGCCAACATGAACGCGATGGTGGGGCTGGCCAAGCCGGGCAAGTTCGGCTCCGACGTGTCGCACCTGAACCTGCACAAGACCTTCTGCATTCCGCACGGCGGCGGCGGTCCCGGCGTGGGCCCCGTCGCGGTGCGCGGGCACCTGGCGCCCTACCTGCCCGGCGTGGTCGATGCGGCCGGCAGGCTGCCGGAAGGCGCCAAGGTCGGTCCGGTGTCGGCGGCGCCCTTCGGCTCGGCCGGCATCCTGCCGATTCCGTATATCTACATCGCGCTGATGGGCGCCGAAGGCCTGCTGCGGGCCACCGAAGTGGCCATCCTGAACGCCAACTACATCGCCCATCGCCTGCGCGAGCACTACCCCGTGCTGTATTGCGGCCGCAATGGCCGCGTCGCGCACGAATGCATACTCGATGTGCGGCCGCTGAAGGACAGCAGCGGCGTGTCGGCGGAAGACATCGCCAAGCGCCTGATCGACTACGGTTTCCATGCGCCCACCATGAGCTTCCCGGTGGCGGGCACGCTGATGGTGGAGCCCACGGAATCCGAAGGCCTGGCCGAACTGGATCGCTTCGTGGACGCCATGATCGCCATACGCCAGGAGATCGCGTTGATCGAACGTGGCGAGCGGGATCGGGACGACAACGTGCTGAAGAACGCTCCCCATACGGCGGCCACGCTGATGGCCGACGAATGGCATCACGACTACACGCGGCGCGAGGCTGCCTATCCGCTGGAGTCGCTGAAGGACGGCAAGTACTGGCCGCCGGTGGCGCGCGTGGACAACGCCTATGGCGATCGCAACCTGGTGTGCTCCTGCCTGCCCATCGAGGCGTACGCCTGA
- a CDS encoding CoA-acylating methylmalonate-semialdehyde dehydrogenase, which produces MTTIPHYINGQHYDGRSGRNGDVFNPARGEIAARVPLASVEDVDLAVTAAREAFPAWSETAPLKRARILFNFKALLDQHQDELAELITREHGKVFSDAKGEVMRGIEVVEFACGIPHLLKGQYTEQIGGGIDNWSMRQSLGVVAGITPFNFPMMVPAWMFPVAIACGNTFVLKPSERDPSASVRLAELLTEAGLPPGVFNVVHGDKQAVDALIAHPDVQALSFVGSTPIAQYIYAQGTARGKRVQALGGAKNHLVVMPDADMEQVTDALMGAAYGSAGERCMAISVAVAVGDIADTLVERLTPRVRALKVLDGMDPQAEMGPLVTAQHRNKVRGYIEDGIAAGAKMVVDGRDLTVPGSEKGFFLGGTLFDHVKPSMNIYREEIFGPVLCVVRVPDLAAAVKLINEHEFGNGVSCFTSDGGVARAFARQIQVGMVGINVPIPVPMAWHSFGGWKRSLFGDHHAYGEEGVRFYTRYKSVMQRWPDSIAKGAEFTMPVAK; this is translated from the coding sequence ATGACCACTATTCCGCATTACATAAACGGCCAGCACTATGACGGCCGCAGCGGCCGCAACGGCGACGTGTTCAATCCGGCCCGTGGCGAAATCGCCGCCCGCGTACCGTTGGCCAGCGTGGAAGACGTGGACCTGGCGGTGACGGCGGCGCGCGAGGCCTTCCCTGCCTGGTCGGAAACCGCGCCGTTGAAGCGCGCGCGCATCCTGTTCAATTTCAAGGCCCTGCTGGACCAGCATCAGGACGAGCTCGCCGAACTCATCACCCGCGAACATGGCAAGGTGTTCTCGGACGCCAAGGGCGAAGTGATGCGCGGCATCGAAGTCGTCGAATTCGCCTGCGGCATTCCTCATCTGCTGAAGGGCCAGTACACCGAACAGATCGGCGGCGGCATCGACAACTGGAGCATGCGCCAGTCCCTGGGCGTGGTGGCCGGCATTACGCCGTTCAACTTCCCGATGATGGTGCCGGCCTGGATGTTCCCGGTGGCGATCGCCTGCGGCAACACCTTCGTGCTCAAGCCGTCGGAACGCGACCCGTCGGCTTCGGTACGCCTGGCCGAACTGCTGACGGAAGCAGGCCTGCCGCCCGGCGTGTTCAATGTCGTGCATGGCGACAAGCAGGCCGTGGACGCGCTGATCGCCCATCCGGACGTGCAGGCCCTGTCCTTCGTCGGCTCGACGCCGATCGCGCAGTACATCTACGCCCAGGGTACGGCGCGCGGCAAGCGCGTGCAGGCGCTGGGCGGCGCCAAGAACCATCTGGTGGTCATGCCGGACGCCGACATGGAACAGGTCACGGACGCGCTGATGGGCGCGGCCTACGGCTCGGCCGGCGAGCGCTGCATGGCCATTTCGGTGGCCGTGGCGGTCGGCGACATCGCCGACACGCTGGTGGAACGGCTGACGCCGCGCGTGCGTGCCCTGAAGGTGCTGGACGGGATGGATCCGCAGGCCGAGATGGGCCCGCTGGTGACCGCGCAGCATCGCAACAAGGTGCGTGGCTATATCGAAGACGGCATCGCCGCCGGCGCCAAGATGGTGGTGGACGGACGCGACCTTACCGTGCCGGGCAGCGAGAAGGGATTCTTCCTGGGCGGAACGCTGTTCGATCACGTCAAGCCGTCGATGAACATCTACCGCGAAGAGATCTTCGGACCGGTGCTGTGCGTGGTGCGCGTGCCCGACCTGGCGGCGGCCGTGAAGCTGATCAACGAACACGAGTTCGGCAACGGCGTGTCCTGCTTCACGTCCGATGGCGGCGTGGCACGGGCCTTCGCGCGGCAGATCCAGGTGGGGATGGTGGGCATCAACGTGCCGATTCCGGTGCCGATGGCCTGGCATTCGTTCGGCGGCTGGAAGCGGTCGCTGTTCGGCGACCATCATGCCTACGGCGAGGAAGGCGTCCGCTTCTATACGCGCTACAAGAGCGTGATGCAGCGCTGGCCGGACAGCATCGCCAAGGGCGCGGAATTCACGATGCCGGTGGCGAAGTAA
- a CDS encoding aspartate aminotransferase family protein produces MNAPHTPTDMSHLWMPFTANRQFKAHPRMLASAKGMYYTSLDGRQILDGTSGLWCVNAGHCREEITEAISRQAGIMDYAPGFQLGHPLAFQAATAVAELMPQGLDRIFFTNSGSESVDTALKIALAYHRARGEGQRTRLIGRERGYHGVGFGGISVGGISPNRKIFSGALLPAIDHLPHTHNLEQNAFSKGQPNWGAHLAEELERILALHDPSTVAAVIVEPMAGSTGVLVPPKGYLEKLREITSKHGILLIFDEVITGYGRVGAATASEFFGVTPDLITMAKGISNAAVPCGAVAVRRDVHDAIVESGPAGIEFFHGYTYSAHPMACAAVLATLDIYRRDNLFARARELAPAFEKAAHGLKGTQHVIDVRNIGLVAGVELSPRAGAPGARAAEAFQRCFDTGLMVRYTGDTLAVSPPLIIDEKQIEQIFQTIGSVLKEIA; encoded by the coding sequence ATGAACGCGCCGCATACGCCCACCGATATGTCCCATCTTTGGATGCCCTTCACTGCCAATCGGCAGTTCAAGGCCCATCCGCGCATGCTGGCATCGGCCAAGGGCATGTACTACACCTCGCTGGACGGCCGTCAGATCCTGGATGGCACGTCGGGACTGTGGTGCGTGAACGCCGGCCACTGCCGCGAAGAGATCACCGAGGCGATCTCGCGCCAGGCGGGCATCATGGATTACGCGCCCGGCTTCCAGCTGGGCCATCCCCTGGCCTTCCAGGCCGCCACCGCCGTGGCGGAGCTGATGCCGCAGGGCCTGGACCGTATCTTCTTCACCAATTCCGGCTCGGAATCGGTCGACACCGCGCTGAAGATCGCCCTGGCCTACCACCGCGCCCGTGGCGAAGGCCAGCGCACCCGCCTGATCGGCCGCGAGCGCGGCTATCACGGCGTGGGCTTCGGCGGGATTTCCGTGGGCGGCATTTCTCCCAATCGCAAGATCTTCTCGGGCGCCCTGCTCCCCGCGATCGATCATCTGCCCCATACGCACAACCTGGAGCAGAACGCGTTTTCCAAGGGCCAGCCCAACTGGGGCGCGCATCTGGCCGAGGAGCTGGAACGCATCCTGGCGCTGCATGATCCGTCGACCGTCGCCGCCGTCATCGTCGAACCGATGGCCGGATCCACCGGCGTGCTGGTGCCGCCCAAGGGCTATCTGGAAAAGCTGCGGGAGATCACCAGCAAACACGGCATCCTGCTGATTTTCGACGAAGTCATCACCGGCTACGGCCGCGTGGGCGCCGCCACCGCCAGCGAGTTCTTCGGCGTCACCCCCGACCTGATCACCATGGCCAAGGGCATCAGCAACGCCGCGGTGCCCTGCGGCGCGGTGGCGGTCCGGCGCGACGTGCATGACGCCATCGTCGAAAGCGGACCCGCCGGCATCGAGTTCTTCCACGGCTACACCTACTCGGCGCATCCGATGGCCTGCGCCGCGGTGCTGGCCACCCTGGACATCTACCGCCGCGACAATCTGTTCGCCCGCGCCCGCGAATTGGCGCCCGCCTTCGAAAAGGCCGCGCACGGATTGAAGGGCACGCAGCACGTCATCGACGTGCGCAACATCGGCCTGGTGGCGGGCGTCGAACTTTCGCCGCGCGCCGGCGCGCCCGGCGCCCGCGCGGCCGAGGCCTTCCAGCGCTGCTTCGACACCGGCCTGATGGTGCGCTATACCGGCGACACCCTGGCGGTCTCGCCGCCCCTGATCATCGACGAAAAACAGATCGAGCAAATCTTCCAGACCATAGGCTCGGTATTGAAGGAAATTGCCTGA